One Pirellulales bacterium DNA segment encodes these proteins:
- a CDS encoding cob(I)yrinic acid a,c-diamide adenosyltransferase produces the protein MKIYTKTGDAGDTGLFAGPRVRKDDLRIEAYGTVDELNAVLGLVRSHATVGQAKLPAKIDAQLARIQHALFDLGAELATPDPKARGTSFVTPQEIGVLEQAIDGFEAQLPPLKTFILPGGTPGAAWLHLARTVCRRAERQVVTLAQREAGNFSPHVLVYLNRLSDLLFVMARAVNQLAGHPDVPWEKPSA, from the coding sequence ATGAAAATCTACACGAAAACTGGCGATGCCGGTGATACCGGGCTGTTTGCCGGGCCGCGCGTTCGAAAAGACGATTTGCGCATCGAAGCTTATGGCACGGTCGACGAGTTGAACGCCGTGCTGGGCTTGGTCCGCAGCCACGCCACCGTTGGCCAAGCAAAGCTGCCTGCGAAGATCGACGCGCAGTTGGCACGCATTCAACACGCGCTGTTCGATTTGGGCGCCGAATTGGCCACGCCTGATCCGAAAGCCCGCGGCACAAGTTTTGTTACTCCGCAGGAAATCGGGGTGTTGGAACAGGCCATCGACGGTTTTGAAGCGCAGCTTCCGCCGCTGAAGACATTTATTTTACCCGGCGGGACGCCCGGCGCCGCCTGGTTGCATTTAGCGCGCACGGTCTGCCGCCGCGCGGAGCGCCAGGTGGTGACCTTGGCGCAGCGCGAAGCGGGAAATTTTTCGCCGCACGTGCTGGTGTATTTGAATCGTCTGAGCGATTTGCTGTTCGTGATGGCGCGGGCCGTGAATCAGCTTGCCGGCCACCCCGACGTGCCCTGGGAAAAGCCCAGTGCCTGA
- a CDS encoding P-II family nitrogen regulator produces MKKIEAIIRHFKLEDVKTALTEQGVLGMTVSEVRGFGRQKGHVEMYRGTEYAVDFVPKVKVEIVVPDSQLQKTLSTIMQAAQTGQIGDGKIFVYDLVTALRIRTGEAGDDAV; encoded by the coding sequence ATGAAAAAAATTGAGGCCATTATCCGGCACTTCAAGCTGGAAGACGTGAAAACCGCGCTCACCGAGCAAGGGGTGTTGGGGATGACGGTTTCCGAAGTTCGCGGCTTCGGTCGGCAAAAAGGGCACGTGGAAATGTATCGCGGCACGGAATACGCCGTCGATTTTGTGCCGAAAGTCAAAGTCGAGATTGTCGTGCCGGACAGTCAATTGCAAAAGACCTTAAGCACGATTATGCAGGCCGCTCAAACGGGGCAAATTGGGGACGGCAAAATTTTCGTGTACGATTTGGTAACGGCCTTGCGAATCCGCACCGGCGAAGCCGGGGACGACGCCGTATGA
- the glnD gene encoding [protein-PII] uridylyltransferase, producing the protein MPSVSTLRPCVLAAKDWLAQERAKLKQQHDSGSPGIQVCARLTDMLDHVVLDLHQSALAELAPDESSLLHSEVSLVAHGGYGRRDVAPYSDVDLMILCSPKAAPQVPPLAKRLLHDLYDAGLILGQSVRTVSEAWKLGLKDPTIFTSLVESRLLAGSQPLFENFQSKFQKAAQRHWRRLVGDIEASRHEEREHFGETVYLLEPNVKRSPGGLRDIQLLRWVGFARYGDATPDGLQLMGELSKEDEVALRRALELLLRVRNELHFHAEKEQDVLNRTEQVRMAKVFGSQAAEGLLEVEVFMREYFRNTHAVQQIAARFLEGARPWTKLGDALFPLLSHRVEDDFRIGTRRIRATRAGLEKLPGNLPQILRLVDLANKHDKRIAHSTWETVHRAAPKLPDVITPESAELFLSILSQPTRLGELLRDLHALGVLERLIPAFAHARSLLQFNEYHKFTVDEHCIRAVEAATSFADEPTPWGEVYSSIKDKRPLHLALLIHDLGKGFVADHSEVGLRIAEETAERLLLPQHETEILKFLVHKHLVMSHLAFRRDTSDDQLIVRFAVEVGSAEILRLLFVLTCADLAAVGPGVLNSWKGEVLSDLYVRTLLYLSGDSPSLVADDCRLSTQALLANEEPSDWYVQQTEALNSSYLMNVAPEQIAEELRRLKKLGPGDVEVWHRFLPETNTIEYTVGTYEDISPGIFHKLTGGLSSAGLQILSADINTLAAGLVFDRFRVQDPDYAGQPPPERMNDIDRRLKESLTSDQPPAFRRVWRSSQRKASEALQVLPTQVRCDNSTSERFTVIDVFALDRMGLLYTISRTLFELGLSVSLAKIGTYLDQVVDVFYVTEQTGRKVEGEERLESIRQALLKAIEEFQREGPK; encoded by the coding sequence ATGCCTTCTGTCTCGACGCTCCGTCCCTGCGTGTTGGCCGCCAAAGATTGGCTGGCTCAGGAGCGCGCCAAATTGAAGCAACAGCACGACAGCGGATCGCCGGGCATTCAAGTCTGTGCCCGGTTGACCGACATGCTCGATCACGTGGTGCTGGATTTGCACCAGTCGGCGCTCGCGGAGCTTGCTCCCGATGAGAGTTCTTTGTTGCACAGTGAAGTTTCGTTGGTGGCGCACGGGGGCTACGGGCGGCGCGACGTGGCGCCATATTCGGACGTCGACTTGATGATTTTGTGCTCCCCCAAGGCTGCGCCACAGGTGCCGCCCTTGGCCAAGCGGCTGCTGCACGATTTATACGATGCCGGCCTGATTCTGGGGCAAAGCGTGCGCACGGTGTCGGAGGCGTGGAAGTTGGGACTGAAAGACCCGACCATCTTCACTTCGCTGGTGGAATCGCGGTTGCTGGCCGGCAGCCAGCCCCTGTTTGAGAACTTTCAAAGCAAGTTTCAAAAAGCGGCACAACGTCATTGGCGCAGGCTGGTGGGAGACATTGAAGCATCGCGCCACGAGGAGCGCGAGCATTTTGGCGAGACGGTTTATTTGCTGGAGCCGAACGTCAAGCGCTCGCCCGGCGGTTTGCGCGATATTCAACTGTTGCGGTGGGTTGGTTTCGCCCGCTACGGCGACGCCACGCCCGACGGTTTGCAACTCATGGGGGAGTTATCGAAAGAAGACGAAGTGGCCCTGCGTCGGGCTTTAGAACTGTTGTTGCGGGTTCGGAACGAGCTCCACTTTCATGCCGAAAAGGAGCAGGATGTTCTCAATCGCACCGAACAAGTGCGGATGGCCAAAGTCTTTGGCAGCCAAGCGGCGGAAGGCCTGTTGGAAGTAGAAGTATTCATGCGGGAATATTTTCGCAACACGCACGCGGTTCAGCAGATTGCGGCGCGGTTTTTGGAGGGCGCGCGGCCGTGGACCAAACTGGGCGACGCGCTGTTTCCGCTGCTCAGCCATCGGGTGGAAGACGATTTCCGGATCGGCACCCGTCGCATTCGGGCCACGCGAGCCGGCCTGGAAAAACTGCCCGGCAATTTGCCGCAAATTTTGCGGTTGGTGGATCTGGCGAATAAACACGACAAGCGCATTGCCCACAGCACGTGGGAAACGGTGCACCGGGCGGCACCCAAATTGCCCGACGTGATCACGCCGGAATCCGCCGAATTGTTTTTATCGATCCTGTCGCAGCCAACCCGATTGGGAGAACTGCTGCGCGATTTGCACGCCCTGGGCGTGTTAGAGCGATTGATTCCGGCGTTTGCGCATGCTCGTTCGCTGTTGCAATTCAATGAATATCACAAATTCACGGTGGATGAGCATTGCATTCGGGCGGTGGAGGCGGCCACATCGTTTGCCGACGAGCCGACCCCCTGGGGTGAAGTGTATAGTTCCATCAAAGACAAGCGCCCGCTTCATTTGGCGCTGTTGATTCACGATTTGGGAAAAGGCTTTGTGGCAGATCACAGCGAAGTGGGGCTGCGCATCGCGGAGGAAACCGCGGAGCGTCTGTTGCTGCCGCAACACGAAACTGAAATTTTGAAGTTCCTGGTTCACAAGCACTTGGTGATGTCGCACCTGGCGTTTCGCCGCGACACCAGCGACGACCAATTGATTGTGCGCTTTGCGGTGGAAGTGGGCTCGGCGGAAATTTTACGGCTGTTGTTCGTGCTGACTTGCGCCGATTTGGCGGCCGTGGGGCCGGGAGTGCTGAACTCGTGGAAAGGAGAGGTGCTCAGCGATTTATACGTGCGCACGCTGCTGTATTTGTCCGGGGATTCCCCCTCGCTGGTCGCCGATGATTGCCGCTTGTCGACGCAAGCGCTGCTGGCCAACGAGGAGCCGTCAGACTGGTATGTGCAGCAAACGGAAGCTTTGAATTCATCCTATTTGATGAACGTCGCGCCGGAGCAAATTGCGGAGGAATTGCGGCGGTTGAAAAAGCTGGGCCCGGGCGACGTCGAAGTGTGGCATCGCTTTCTGCCGGAAACCAACACGATTGAATATACGGTGGGTACGTACGAAGATATTTCGCCGGGAATTTTCCACAAGTTAACCGGCGGGCTGAGCAGCGCCGGCTTGCAAATTCTATCGGCCGATATTAACACACTGGCCGCGGGATTGGTGTTCGACCGGTTCCGCGTACAGGATCCCGATTATGCGGGCCAACCGCCGCCGGAGCGGATGAACGACATCGACCGGCGGTTGAAAGAATCGCTGACGTCCGACCAGCCTCCGGCCTTTCGCCGCGTGTGGCGGAGCAGCCAAAGAAAAGCGAGCGAGGCCCTGCAGGTATTGCCCACACAAGTGCGCTGCGATAATAGCACTTCGGAGCGGTTCACCGTGATCGATGTGTTCGCCTTGGACCGGATGGGATTGTTGTACACGATTTCCCGCACCTTGTTTGAGCTGGGTTTGTCAGTTTCGCTGGCGAAAATCGGCACCTACCTGGACCAGGTGGTCGACGTGTTTTACGTCACGGAACAAACGGGGCGCAAAGTGGAGGGAGAAGAGCGGTTGGAAAGCATTCGGCAGGCGCTATTGAAAGCCATCGAGGAGTTTCAGCGAGAAGGTCCGAAATAA
- a CDS encoding glutaredoxin family protein yields MTLDVVLYTRRGCCLCDQAKALLEKHGLTVREIDVDGDPALLARYTDCVPVVFIQGRERFRGRVQERLLLRLLRSASRNEQR; encoded by the coding sequence ATGACTTTGGACGTGGTTTTATATACTCGTCGCGGTTGCTGCTTGTGCGATCAAGCCAAGGCGTTGTTGGAAAAACATGGGCTAACCGTTCGGGAAATTGACGTCGACGGCGATCCGGCACTGCTGGCGCGCTACACCGATTGCGTTCCGGTCGTGTTCATTCAAGGCCGGGAACGGTTCCGTGGTCGGGTGCAGGAACGGTTGCTACTCCGCCTGCTTCGCAGCGCAAGCCGCAATGAACAACGGTGA